A single genomic interval of Lynx canadensis isolate LIC74 chromosome A2, mLynCan4.pri.v2, whole genome shotgun sequence harbors:
- the LOC115527315 gene encoding small ubiquitin-related modifier 2-like gives MVNEKPKEGVKTEKNDHINLKVLGQDASVIKKKIKRHTTLSKLMKAFCQPQGLSIRQIRFPFERQPASETDIPTQLGIEEEDKTDVFQQQTEGVY, from the exons ATGGTCAATGAAAAGCCCAAGGAAGGAGTcaagactgaaaaaaatgatCATATTAATTTGAAGGTGTTGGGTCAGGATGCTTCTGTG ataaaaaaaaagattaagaggcATACAACACTTAGCAAACTAATGAAAGCCTTCTGTCAACCACAGGGTTTGTCTATAAGGCAGATCAGATTCCCATTTGAAAGACAGCCAGCCAGTGAAACAGACATACCCACACAGTTGGGAATAGAGGAGGAAGATAAAACTGATGTGTTCCAGCAGCAGACAGAAGGTGTCTACTAA